Proteins encoded by one window of Lycium barbarum isolate Lr01 chromosome 11, ASM1917538v2, whole genome shotgun sequence:
- the LOC132619505 gene encoding pollen-specific leucine-rich repeat extensin-like protein 3, translated as MCYVGKATKIFIFIVTVLIVTGLILGFGLLRHRNQKNSNKCSDDSCNQNQYESPIVANFSNNPVSPLPIPNLPPPPPPIPTDNPSPETPNLAPPPLSPPVVSLPPPPLPPPAVTLAPPPALSPPSPVTVTPGPLHS; from the coding sequence atgtgCTATGTGGGGAAAGCAACGAAGATCTTCATCTTCATAGTCACAGTTCTAATTGTTACTGGTCTGATCTTGGGATTTGGATTACTTAGACATCGCAATCAGAAGAATAGTAACAAATGCTCCGATGATTCTTGTAACCAAAATCAGTATGAAAGCCCCATAGTTGCCAATTTCAGTAATAACCCAGTCTCACCATTACCAATTCCTAAtttacccccacccccaccacccataCCTACAGATAATCCTAGCCCTGAAACGCCTAATTTAGCGCCACCGCCACTGTCCCCGCCTGTGGTCTCATTGCCGCCGCCGCCACTGCCGCCACCTGCGGTTACATTAGCTCCGCCGCCAGCATTGAGTCCTCCAAGTCCCGTGACAGTGACGCCAGGTCCACTTCattcttag